A portion of the Candidatus Eremiobacteraceae bacterium genome contains these proteins:
- a CDS encoding NAD-dependent deacylase — protein sequence MSFQAQAQGVAARLRLAARAAALSGAGMSVESGLPTFRSGTRALWRDRDPMSLATPEAFARDPALVWEWYRERLRAHSAAAPNPGHLALAQLEHRIPSFCVITQNVDGLHLRAGSKDVIELHGDVRTSRCASCARSVDTPLEGPVPPHCECGGLLRPNVVWFGEALPPGAYERAREAAANAEVFIVAGTSAIVYPAAGLVDVARENGAFVVEVNPDETPATARCDVSVRAPSGAFLALVVELL from the coding sequence ATGTCTTTTCAGGCACAAGCACAAGGGGTCGCTGCCCGGCTGCGATTGGCCGCCCGAGCGGCCGCGCTCTCGGGCGCCGGCATGTCCGTGGAGAGCGGCTTGCCGACGTTTCGCAGCGGCACGCGCGCGCTGTGGCGCGATCGCGACCCGATGTCGCTTGCGACCCCAGAGGCCTTTGCCCGCGATCCCGCGCTCGTGTGGGAATGGTATCGCGAGCGACTGCGCGCGCATAGCGCTGCTGCACCTAACCCGGGGCATCTCGCCCTCGCCCAGCTCGAGCACCGCATCCCATCGTTCTGCGTGATCACGCAGAACGTGGATGGCCTGCATCTGCGCGCCGGCTCGAAAGACGTGATCGAGCTGCATGGCGACGTCCGCACCTCCCGCTGCGCAAGCTGCGCGCGCAGCGTGGACACGCCGCTGGAAGGCCCGGTGCCTCCGCACTGCGAGTGCGGCGGCCTGTTGCGGCCCAACGTGGTGTGGTTCGGCGAGGCGTTGCCGCCGGGCGCCTACGAGCGGGCGCGGGAGGCGGCCGCCAACGCGGAGGTGTTCATCGTCGCCGGCACCTCGGCGATCGTCTATCCTGCGGCCGGGCTCGTCGACGTCGCGCGCGAGAACGGCGCGTTCGTCGTCGAGGTCAACCCGGACGAGACGCCGGCCACGGCGCGCTGCGACGTGTCGGTGCGGGCGCCCTCAGGCGCTTTCTTGGCGTTGGTCGTCGAGCTGCTGTAA